Proteins co-encoded in one Anabaena sphaerica FACHB-251 genomic window:
- a CDS encoding 3'-5' exonuclease — protein sequence MKLHLLKPLAFIDLETTGVEVTKDRIVQIAVLKVFPDGREELKSQIINPTIPIPPTVSVVHGIYDDDVKDAPTFAEVALDYLNFLDDSDLGGFNSNKFDIPLLVEEFLRVGICFKLPGRNLVDVQTIFHTMERRNLRAAYKFYCGQDLVGAHDAAVDIRATYEVLKAQIQRYENVEYSNDGSPVPVPIKNDINILSQLTTFNFLDPTGKLIYDEQKKAILFNFGKYKGKPLLEVFSKDPSYYDWMMNKGDFSLSTRKVLKRAWKAIHDS from the coding sequence ATGAAACTTCACTTATTAAAACCACTAGCGTTTATTGATTTAGAAACCACAGGAGTAGAGGTTACTAAAGATAGAATTGTGCAAATTGCCGTCCTCAAAGTATTTCCAGACGGCAGAGAAGAACTGAAATCTCAAATAATTAATCCCACAATTCCTATTCCTCCCACTGTTTCAGTAGTACATGGAATTTATGATGATGATGTAAAAGATGCACCTACCTTTGCTGAAGTTGCTCTTGACTATTTAAATTTTCTTGATGATAGTGACTTAGGTGGGTTTAATTCCAATAAATTTGATATTCCTTTGCTAGTAGAAGAATTTTTACGTGTCGGAATATGTTTTAAATTGCCTGGGAGAAATTTAGTAGATGTGCAAACCATATTTCACACAATGGAACGACGCAATTTAAGGGCAGCTTATAAGTTTTATTGTGGTCAAGATTTAGTAGGAGCGCATGATGCAGCAGTTGATATTCGTGCGACTTATGAAGTTCTCAAAGCACAAATTCAACGGTATGAAAATGTAGAATATAGTAATGATGGTTCTCCTGTACCTGTGCCAATTAAAAATGACATCAACATTTTAAGTCAACTGACTACCTTTAATTTTTTAGACCCCACAGGTAAACTTATTTATGATGAACAGAAAAAAGCCATTTTGTTTAACTTTGGTAAATATAAAGGCAAACCTTTGCTAGAAGTATTTTCAAAAGATCCCAGTTATTACGACTGGATGATGAATAAAGGAGATTTTTCATTATCTACTAGGAAAGTTTTAAAAAGAGCTTGGAAAGCAATTCATGATTCGTAA
- a CDS encoding RluA family pseudouridine synthase gives MIILHPLSDFINPNTEIITPHPSYYYEGKCPQTGELLKLPRTALVEAIAKRLMQQLSENQIYTREGKMYGVLLVELPNGEPKIIKAFSGLLNGYSVVKGWVPPIPGREEVALAETQTLAKLAEIKQEIITLKQIPERQQYETLTVEFKQQLQIMNLQHNQSKQQRQEKRQQYQQTLRGETLEIAIAQLEAESCQQGIERKYLKRRQNELLQPLAELITAADNRIRELKQQRKELSRQLQTQMHAAYSLTNFYGQSLSLQQLIPGGIPTGTGECCAPKLLHYAATHKLKPLAMAEFWWGESSIQDKVQGEFYGACVERCQPLMGFLLSGLKSQTSDFQKLEIIYEDQWLIAVNKPPGLLSVPGRYHYNQDSVLSRLRNLYDLELMTVHRLDQETSGILILARDSTTHSQLNQQFAKRQIHKIYEAVLAGSLTTDQGIIDLPLWGNPENRPYQTVDLEKGKPSLTNFRVIGKQGNHTRVEFIPLTGRTHQLRVHAADVRGLGVKILGDRLYGCNANVSRLHLHSREITFQHPHTGETLHLQTKTPF, from the coding sequence ATGATAATTCTACACCCATTATCAGATTTTATTAACCCCAATACTGAAATTATCACCCCACATCCCAGCTATTATTATGAGGGTAAATGTCCCCAAACTGGTGAACTTCTCAAATTACCACGTACAGCTTTAGTAGAAGCTATCGCTAAAAGGTTAATGCAGCAACTGAGCGAAAATCAAATTTACACACGTGAAGGTAAAATGTATGGTGTTTTATTAGTTGAATTACCCAACGGTGAACCAAAAATTATTAAAGCATTTTCCGGACTTTTAAATGGTTATAGTGTAGTAAAAGGTTGGGTTCCCCCCATTCCCGGACGTGAAGAAGTTGCTTTAGCAGAAACACAGACTTTAGCAAAGTTGGCAGAAATTAAACAAGAAATAATAACTCTTAAACAAATTCCCGAACGACAACAATATGAAACATTAACTGTTGAATTTAAACAGCAGTTACAAATAATGAATTTACAACATAATCAAAGTAAACAACAACGACAGGAAAAACGCCAACAATACCAACAAACCCTGAGAGGAGAAACCCTTGAAATTGCCATAGCACAACTAGAAGCCGAAAGCTGTCAGCAGGGAATTGAGAGGAAATATTTAAAACGTCGTCAAAATGAACTGTTGCAGCCTTTAGCCGAGCTAATAACAGCCGCAGATAACAGAATTAGAGAACTCAAACAACAGCGAAAAGAACTATCAAGGCAATTGCAAACCCAAATGCACGCTGCATATAGCCTGACTAATTTTTATGGACAATCTCTATCTTTACAGCAATTAATACCAGGAGGAATACCCACAGGAACGGGGGAATGTTGCGCTCCTAAATTGTTACATTATGCCGCAACTCATAAATTAAAACCTCTCGCAATGGCAGAATTTTGGTGGGGTGAATCCTCAATACAGGATAAAGTACAAGGAGAATTTTATGGTGCTTGTGTAGAAAGATGTCAGCCTTTAATGGGGTTTTTGCTATCAGGATTAAAATCTCAAACTTCTGATTTTCAAAAGTTAGAAATTATTTATGAAGATCAATGGTTAATTGCTGTGAATAAACCCCCAGGATTACTATCTGTACCTGGGCGTTATCATTACAATCAAGATAGTGTTCTCAGTCGGTTACGGAATTTGTATGATTTAGAATTGATGACAGTACATCGTTTAGATCAAGAAACTTCTGGTATTTTGATATTGGCACGCGATAGCACCACCCATTCACAACTAAATCAACAATTTGCAAAACGACAAATACACAAAATTTATGAAGCCGTTCTTGCAGGTTCACTCACCACAGACCAGGGTATAATTGATTTACCATTGTGGGGAAATCCAGAAAATCGTCCTTATCAAACAGTTGATTTAGAAAAAGGTAAACCCAGTTTGACTAACTTTCGAGTCATAGGAAAACAAGGAAACCATACCCGTGTAGAATTTATCCCTCTCACAGGACGTACCCATCAGTTACGGGTTCATGCTGCTGATGTGCGAGGATTAGGAGTAAAAATTTTAGGTGATCGCTTATATGGTTGCAATGCTAATGTGAGCCGATTACATCTACACTCCAGAGAAATCACTTTTCAACATCCTCACACAGGGGAAACTTTGCATTTACAGACAAAAACACCCTTTTAA